The genomic DNA GAGATTTCGCCTGGGACCTTCGTATCCGGACGAAACACCAGAAATCCTTCTCTCGTCCGAAAGCGACCTAACAGAAGACGAACTGAGCACGCTAAAAGACAGAATGATCCAAGAGGTAAACGCACGTGTGCATAAACGCGTCCTAATTCTCGTCGAAAGGCGGGAGAAaacgtgggcgtggctatGATCTTTACCCTCGTCTCGATCGCTCAAGAATGGCTtacatccgtcatcgacgatcgaatcaATGAATGGGAactagaaaaacaaagaaaggaggaagacgaagagagaagagcaaTGGtatagtttaattaattaattaattaattaattaattgatttctataggaagaggaggctcgacgtcgaggaaCGCCTGTCACGGTGGAAACGTTTCGACAGTGGAAAGAGACGTTTCTTAGAGAAACTAGGACACTAAAAGATACAGGAACCGAACGACGACTCACAGGTTCAAAGGAGTCGCCGCGCAAATtagaattattttaaatttttctctctcgtttttAGGTCGTCAACTTTTCGAAAAAGATTCCTCTATGATCGATTCGGACAAGGCCTTTCAGGATGAAGACGAATTCGAGTTTGTGAATGAAGATGCAAAGAACTTATCAATAGAACCTACCTCATAGACATTTTTCACGTTGTACAAATACAGAAGAATCGCTCTTGTCTACCAAACAGCTTTGTCTAAATACTCTACATATTGATCGATTCCATGTATGTTGGAGGTTGGGCCAGGTTGTCTGACTGAACAACCTAAACAGAGTCAATGCATCGCTATGGAAGATGAATGCCTTACTTGGTTCGAATTTGGGAGTTTATCTTCAACGACTCTCAATTGATTACTATTGGCGGTAACTGTAGCAACCTCCTCTTGCCGTTTTTTGGTGCACCTGTGAGAATGGTCTCATTGATTTCTCTATCGAAAGAGTTTCTGTGCTACTTACCACTTATTCCCCTTGGTGGAATACAAACATAGGGCAAGACTAATTACAAAGATAAGCGATGGAAAAAGCATTGCACTGACTACAGCCAAAAGCGAAAACTACATAGAACAGATTTGAATGTGTACAACAGAGAGAGGGAGCTGTGCTTACCTTTTTATCCATTATTGCTTCAGAGTGCTTCAGAGGATTATAGTAACAAGTATACTCTGTGCCAATCTAAAgcagcagaaagaagaaaacatttGCAGCTCAtatgtatttattaatttattaattaatttatttatttatttatttatttatttatcccGCCAACCTGTCCTCGCTTGCTCAATTTCTCTCTAATGTTTCTCCCATTTGCAGATGAGAAACGATGACAAAAAGTGGTAAAAGCACACTAAAACGACTAGATCATGCACTTTCAAGTGTTAAATACTAAGTGGTGTACTTTGCCTTGAAGAAGGacctcttcgttttcgtaaATAGCCGCACTTTTTTTCATCCCATCAACAGTAGTATAATTAACCTTTTAGCGTACTCGTAAAAAAGACTTTCCGACTGAAACACAAACCTGGACTGTGTAGCAAGGGTACTGCGAAGTACAACCTGCAATGAATCATTCCTCCTAATTGAATACATGCCAACGAGGAAGTCAAACTCTACCTTCGTCACAAGAGCATGTTATatctttcgcttttcgcacGACAGTGACAGTGCATGTAGAATGCTCATAATGGAGAactggagagaaaaaagagtaTCAATGACGAAGGCACGTATCACCACCACATGTAGCTGACCCTGAACGTAAGGACGCAGCACGAGCGCCCCGACCAACGAAAGAGCAATGACAGTCAGGACAACGAGCGCGCCATACAGAGGGCAGCAACAACGAACACGATCAGTAGCCGTCGCCATCCGGTTCACTGTCAGTTGTGTGACTCACCGTGACCTTTGCGTCCGGTGACATGCGCATTCATACATCCCGGAAAACGAA from Oscarella lobularis chromosome 11, ooOscLobu1.1, whole genome shotgun sequence includes the following:
- the LOC136192665 gene encoding RWD domain-containing protein 1-like, whose product is MTDYVEEQANEIEALQSIYSEEFTEIDNAPWTFEIVVKSENSLSKDDEEEKLVIKARFRLGPSYPDETPEILLSSESDLTEDELSTLKDRMIQEAGENVGVAMIFTLVSIAQEWLTSVIDDRINEWELEKQRKEEDEERRAMEEEARRRGTPVTVETFRQWKETFLRETRTLKDTGTERRLTGRQLFEKDSSMIDSDKAFQDEDEFEFVNEDAKNLSIEPTS
- the LOC136192664 gene encoding calcium-activated potassium channel subunit beta-4-like, encoding MATATDRVRCCCPLYGALVVLTVIALSLVGALVLRPYVQVLHYEHSTCTVTVVRKAKDITCSCDEGCTSQYPCYTVQVNYTTVDGMKKSAAIYENEEVLLQGKCAFTTFCHRFSSANGRNIREKLSKRGQIGTEYTCYYNPLKHSEAIMDKKFSLLAVVSAMLFPSLIFVISLALCLYSTKGNKWCTKKRQEEVATVTANSNQLRVVEDKLPNSNQVVQSDNLAQPPTYMESINM